In the Acomys russatus chromosome 13, mAcoRus1.1, whole genome shotgun sequence genome, one interval contains:
- the Mthfd2 gene encoding bifunctional methylenetetrahydrofolate dehydrogenase/cyclohydrolase, mitochondrial: MASASLLSALAVRLLRPAHGCHPRLQPFHLATVRNEAVVISGRKLAQQIKQEVRQEVEEWVALGNKRPHLSVILVGDNPASHSYVLNKTRAAAEVGINSETIVKPASVSEEELLDSIRKLNDDENVDGLLVQLPLPEHIDERKICNAVSPDKDVDGFHVINVGRMCLDQYSMLPATPWGVWEIIKRTGIPTLGKNVVVAGRSKNVGMPIAMLLHTDGAHERPGGDATVTISHRYTPKEQLKKHTILADIVISAAGIPNLITADMIKEGAAVIDVGINRVQDPLTAKPKLVGDVDFEGVKKKAGYITPVPGGVGPMTVAMLMKNTIIAAKKVLRPEELEMLKAKQRGVATN, translated from the exons ATGGCTTCAGCTTCCCTGTTATCCGCGCTGGCCGTGCGGTTGCTGCGTCCTGCGCATGGCTGCCACCCTCGCCTGCAGCCCTTCCACCTAGCGACAGTGCG AAATGAAGCTGTCGTCATTTCTGGAAGGAAACTGGCCCAGCAGATCAAGCAAGAAGTACGCCAGGAAGTAGAAGAGTGGGTGGCCTTGGGCAACAAGCGGCCACACCTCAGTGTCATTCTGGTTGGTGACAATCCTGCCAGTCACTCCTATGTTCTCAACAAAACCAGGGCAGCCGCTGAAGTGG GGATCAACAGTGAGACGATTGTGAAACCGGCCTCCGTTTCAGAGGAAGAGCTGTTGGATTCGATCAGGAAATTGAACGATGACGAAAACGTAGATGGCCTCCTCGTTCAGCTGCCACTCCCAG AGCACATTGATGAGAGAAAGATCTGCAATGCTGTTTCTCCTGATAAGGATGTTGATGGCTTTCATGTCATTAATGTGGGGCGAATGTGCTTGGACCAGTATTCCATGCTACCAGCCACCCCGTGGGGCGTATGGGAGATAATTAAGCGAACTG gcatTCCAACCTTAGGAAAGAACGTGGTGGTAGCTGGCAGGTCAAAAAATGTTGGCATGCCAATTGCCATGTTGCTGCACACAGATGGAGCACACGAACGGCCTGGGG GTGATGCCACAGTTACAATATCTCACCGGTACACTCCCAAAGAGCAGCTGAAGAAGCACACGATCCTGGCGGACATCGTGATATCTGCTGCGG GCATTCCAAATCTGATCACAGCCGACATGATCAAGGAAGGAGCAGCAGTCATCGATGTGGGAATAAACAGAGTTCAGGATCCGCTCACTGCAAAGCCCAAGTTGGTTGGCGATGTGGACTTTGAAG GAGTCAAGAAGAAAGCCGGCTACATCACTCCTGTGCCTGGGGGTGTCGGCCCCATGACAGTGGCCATGCTCATGAAGAACACCATCATCGCTGCCAAGAAAGTGCTGAGGCCCGAAGAGCTGGAGATGCTGAAGGCCAAGCAGCGAGGCGTCGCCACCAACTAG